The sequence GGTATTTTTATATATAAATTGCTTATTTTTAACATCTCAGATAAATGCTCCATTTGCACCGATAAAATAGTCAACATATTGTAATTGCTCTAAAAAATCACCAATTGTTGCAAAATCGCGTGCGGTTGCTAAAACAGTTGTAATATGATTTTGTTTTAGTCTTTTAAAAATTTCTTTAGTAGATGATGAAAATAAAGTTGTGCCATTGGGTAGGATAGTTCCATCAATATCGAAAGCAGCTATTTTAATTATTTCTTTTAATTTCATTTTATAACCTTTCTAAAAATATTTTCCGAGGATAAAAAACTTCCTGTTTGACTTCACCAACACAAACAACTTCTTTATTCGAATTTAAAAACATTATACAAGAATCAATGTGTTTAAACTTAAAATTTCTACCATATTTAAGTTGTTGATTTTGATGTAAATTTAAGAAAAAATATGGTATTTCAAACAATTTATCAATCTCAAGTGATTGAAATTCCGAAGCTTTTAATGTTCCTAATTTAATTTTACCTACTTGTGTTCGTTTAAGCTCAAACATTACAGATGCATTATTTAATTCTTTTGCGATATCGCTTAATAAACTACGGATATAAGTTCCTTCACTTACATAAAAATATATTGTATATTCTTGCTTTTCAAAATTAAAATCTAAAATTTTATAATCAAAAACCTCAATATTTTGTGGTTTCAATTCAAAAGTTTGCTTATTACGTGCTAAATTATAAGCTCGCTTTCCATTAATTTTTTTAGCACTATATAAAGGTGGAATTTGAGTTTTTCTTTTTGATACAGTGTCAACTGCCTTAATTAAATCTTCTAAAAAGATTAACTGAAAATTTTCTTTTTTTATCTCCCCCATAGTATCTAAAGTATTAGATGAATAATTAAACCTCGCTTTTACTATATAAGCTTTATTTTTATCACTTAAATACTCTAAGAGTCTGGTATCTGAATCAGTAGCAACTATCATTAAACCACTTGCTAGTTGATCTAAAATTCCACTATGGCCAATTTTTTTGGCATTTATTTTTTTTCCTAATTTACGAATTTCTTGATTCGAATATACGTTCGATGGTTTATAGAATTTATAAAACATATTTTACCTTATAAAATAATATTTTATATTATTTTCTTATTTTTAAATATTTTTAATGAAATTTTTATTTTAACACAACTTTTTAAAAACTATAAAAAGTACTTATTTAACTTAATAACCTTAAAATATGAATTCTTTTATGTCTTATTAATCTACAAAAAACTAATAAAAGTGCTATAATTAATCTACTTATGAAAATCAATAACAAAACCAAACAACCAATTATAATTTTTTCAGGTCCGAGTGGAGTTGGAAAAGGCACAATTGAACGTCTATTATTTGAATTCGATGAGTTAAACTTATCACTTTCTTGTTCTGCGACCACTCGTAAACCCAGAAATGGTGAGTTGAATGGAATACATTACCATTTTATGGATGTTGATGCCTTTCGTGATCACATTAAAAGTCATAAATTTATTGAATTTTCATATCATTTAAATAATTATTATGGGACTCTATACTCAGAGCTAGATAAAATCCATAATAAACAAAAAGTTCCTTTTTTAGAAATTGAAACCACAGGAGCAAAACAAATTATTAAAAAATTTTCACTAAAAAATACAAACAAATATAATTTAATTACAATTTTTTTGCTTCCGCCTTCTCTTAGCGATTTAAAAAAGCGCATTTTGGGTCGCGGAACAGAAAACCATCATACCTTAAAAGATCGCTTAGCTAAATCTGAATCAGAATTAAAAGAATTAGAATTTTTTAAATATAAAGTTGTAAACGATATTCCTGAACGAGCAGCTGAAGAAATAAGAAAAATCTTGCACAAGGAGCTAGGACTTGTTTAAGTATTTTTTTAAAAGTGAAATCGGAAATGTAAGAGAAAAAAACGAAGATAGTATTGCAATTTTTGAAAAAGAAAATTGCATTTTTGCTATTTTATGTGATGGAATGGGTGGCCATAAATTTGGTGAAATTGCTTCAAACACAGTTGTAAACTTAATGGGGCAAAATTTTATCAATAATTTTATCCCTACATCCACGCTACGAATCAAACAATTTATTCAAAATTCAGTTGTTGAAGCCAAAAATGAATTAAAAAAGTTGGCTAAACATAATTTTAAAATGACTGATATGGGAACAACTTTAGTAGGATGTTTAATTATCCCAAAACAACAAAAAATTTTTGTTTTTAACGTCGGTGATTCACGATGTTATTTCTTTTTACGTTCTAATAAATTAATTAAAATCACTAGCGATCAAAACTTAGCACAAAAATGAGACGCAACAGGGTTTGATTATTTAAACACTGAAAACGAAAAATATGCAAGATTTTTAACTAGTGCTATTGGTCCAAATTTAGAAACTACAATCGATATTACTGAAATAAAAAAAACAATGTTTGATATGACTAAGAAGATCATCTTAACTTCTGATGGTGTGCATGAGTTCGTCAGCCATATTGATTTAGAAGCCATAATTTCACAAAACAAAGATTTAAAAAAAACCGTTAATAAAATTATCAAAAAGGCCTTATTGCAAGAATCAAACGATAATATATCAGTTGCGCTAATTGAGGTAAATAATGAAAAATAATTTTGGAATTCCTAAGGATTCTATAATTTTCAAAAAATATAATATTACAAAAATTATTGGCCAAGGCGGAATGGGAATGGTTTTTTTAGTTAGAACT comes from Mycoplasmopsis mustelae and encodes:
- the truB gene encoding tRNA pseudouridine(55) synthase TruB; amino-acid sequence: MFYKFYKPSNVYSNQEIRKLGKKINAKKIGHSGILDQLASGLMIVATDSDTRLLEYLSDKNKAYIVKARFNYSSNTLDTMGEIKKENFQLIFLEDLIKAVDTVSKRKTQIPPLYSAKKINGKRAYNLARNKQTFELKPQNIEVFDYKILDFNFEKQEYTIYFYVSEGTYIRSLLSDIAKELNNASVMFELKRTQVGKIKLGTLKASEFQSLEIDKLFEIPYFFLNLHQNQQLKYGRNFKFKHIDSCIMFLNSNKEVVCVGEVKQEVFYPRKIFLERL
- the gmk gene encoding guanylate kinase produces the protein MKINNKTKQPIIIFSGPSGVGKGTIERLLFEFDELNLSLSCSATTRKPRNGELNGIHYHFMDVDAFRDHIKSHKFIEFSYHLNNYYGTLYSELDKIHNKQKVPFLEIETTGAKQIIKKFSLKNTNKYNLITIFLLPPSLSDLKKRILGRGTENHHTLKDRLAKSESELKELEFFKYKVVNDIPERAAEEIRKILHKELGLV
- a CDS encoding PP2C family protein-serine/threonine phosphatase, with the translated sequence MFKYFFKSEIGNVREKNEDSIAIFEKENCIFAILCDGMGGHKFGEIASNTVVNLMGQNFINNFIPTSTLRIKQFIQNSVVEAKNELKKLAKHNFKMTDMGTTLVGCLIIPKQQKIFVFNVGDSRCYFFLRSNKLIKITSDQNLAQKWDATGFDYLNTENEKYARFLTSAIGPNLETTIDITEIKKTMFDMTKKIILTSDGVHEFVSHIDLEAIISQNKDLKKTVNKIIKKALLQESNDNISVALIEVNNEK